In Phaseolus vulgaris cultivar G19833 chromosome 3, P. vulgaris v2.0, whole genome shotgun sequence, the sequence tACCTATGTaccgtttttgttaatatatgagtttcatgtattttttttcttttttattttaataatattttttttcatgtggtgGCAATCTAGTGAAATGTCAAGTTTATTGATGTGTTTTGTCCAAACTTGATGTTAGTTGATGTGTCAATAGTGAAATGTCAAATTTCGTAATGATATTTAAGATGAgagtttttatataaaacaaaaaatatatttaggatttttttctcataataaacctaattttttttttctaaatagaCTTTTCacactttattttctaaattatacTTATAAAAGATCGAATTCTTAATTGTGCAGAGTAGTTTCAGTGCTGAAAAATTGATCAGAATTTGGTTACTCAGAGACTGCTAAAAAGTTGTTGTTCCTGTTGCTCTCTGAGTAAGCACCTCCAATTGGTCTGCATTTGATCGCAGAAGCGAActcagctccaactgcgtgagaTTCCCGTCGTTGTTCCGATCGAAGAAGGTATGGAATATCTCTCGCAACTCCGCGATTTGTTCTTCGTTCAATTTCACCACCTGCTTCCTGCTCATCTTTTCAATCGATGTTTTAAccaattcaaatatttatttgttcAATTAACATGCATGCTCAAGGAAGGCAGTGTTAATTTGATTCTAGATCTACGCCACTTGTGTGTGTTTTGTGTTTAAAGTATTGAATGTGGTTAAGCTTCCTTTTCCAAGGAGTTTGCCCTAATGTAGGATCTGCTTTAAATGTTCCAAAGAAGAACAATTCAGAGGTTAgtggatttttttataaataaaataaacaaagatGAAGAAGCTGAATTTGTATGATTGGTGTGAATTTCTTCACGCTATGGATGAAGGTAAAGACACGGAGGCAAATAAAGAACACTACAACAATAGGGAAATTCTAAAGAAAATAGATAGTTTTCATTTCATGTAATATACCCTTTGTTTGGGCACAAGGTTAGCTAGGAAGGAGGGGATAACAATTCTTTGTGCTTGGTTACATGTACAAGACGAGGGGGAGTTTTTTACCTCCTTTCCTTCCCAAACATCTCCTATATAAGAGGTGGTTTTGATCATTTTGAAGACACTTTTACTTTATAAAGAAAAGTCATTTGTTTGCAAAAGCCTTGAGTACTTCTGAGAAGTTCGGAGCTTCTCTCTTTTAGGTTCTTATCTTGAGTGTTAGGTCTCAAGTGACAGATCACCTTGCTTATCTCATGGAGTTGGAGTGGTGTTGGATTCTTTCTAATTCCTAGCTTCTCCGAGTCATAATCTCGATCTTTCTCCtagtttctttctttcttcgcTTTGTTTTTCCTTCTTGGTTGCACATACTTTCATGGCTTTGTCCATCCAAACTTCCACATCACCTAAACTTTATGTTATTTGATTTATGTTCGAGATGCTCTTAAGTTACTGTTCTGTAGTGTGTGGTATGATTTTCATTCAAGAGTTTGTAATAATGGTCTCGAATTGATATGATTGCAGATTCCGGAGAGGTTTATCTTGAATGTTTTAATTGAAATCTCTATGTTTCGTCTGCCCTGCACTAATGTTCCCCTTAAAATGGATTGAACAGCATCGCTAATGTTAAATGGGAGGATTGAATAGCGGGATTAGATAAGATGctatgtttttctttaaactTGTTTAATAATTATTCAGATACATTTATCTGATGGGTAAAGAATGAAGCAATATATTAGTAATCCTTGTGAAGTGGTGACGCAAATGTATAATTTTAACAATACGCATATATCTCTTTACCTGGCTGATTAAGCTGTGTGTAGGTTATGTATGGGTGATAGGGGTTGGTTCACGTGACTAAGATTTCTGGATTTCTTCCTCATTTGTTTTTAACCTTTTTTAAACCAGACTTCTCCGTTTACCAAATTAAGTTTGTTAACTTTTGAACTCTCCCACATAAGTTATGCCCCCGTTCTGACTTTTTATAAGGTCGGGTTAATATGTGAATGGTAGTTATAAGGGGCAATTTTTCAACATTTGAAAAATGTACGAGTGAATTGGTCTGTAAAACAATAGAAGGATACCACAACATCCAATTATACAAGGTTTGAATTTTTCTAACTCATTATTGAGACTGCAATACTTACGTGTGCAAAGAAGCGCTAACAATATTTTGTTGATGGTTAGTTACTGTTGAGTTTGTGGAGTACTTTTAATGTGTGGTTCTATTATCTAATACTGGGAATGGGAGcagttatttatttatctttcgTTGTCAACAGGGAGTGAGAACAGTCAACAGCAAAATGGAATTAGCAGACAGGGCAGTTGGATTTGTGTTATCCATTACAAGCTTGTCGATATTTACCTACTATACATTTTGGGTTATCATCCTGGTTAGTGACACTATTTTAAATGAATGATGGCTTCCCCTTTTTAACTTCctaattacaatttttatttattgatattgTGTGGTCTTTCAGCCATTTGTGGATGATGATCATTTCGTTCACAAGTACTTTTTACCCCAAGAGTATGCCATTCTTTTACCAGTTTCTGCTGGCGTTGCACTGGTTTGCTTCTTCAGTATATTTGTTGGATTGGTGATGCTCAAATCCAAAAGAAAGAAGGCGTGATTTTTATTTCCGTTTTGTTGCACCACTTTTTCTAAGTTTTCAAACTGAGAATGTATTAAATGTATTTTCGAACATTTCATACCAGTTAGCAAAACAACAGTTACGTAGATTGTGTTTATTGTTTGTCTGCCCATGGAACTACATGGATGGATTTAGGCAATGAGAGGCATGCTAAAGAATTTTGTTAcatatattgtaaaaaaattatacacagAAAGGAGTGTGTACTCTTTTTGATTGCTAGAAATTACATCCGACATCAATGCTGAACTAGAGAGAAGAATGAACttacaaaaaattaaatcaatcaaTTATGAAAGTATCGCTATACTTAACTATAAAAGGGGATGTTTAAACTGTTATTTAGGGGAGAAAGTAATTCTAAACTgtacaataataatattgatgtgGACAATTGTTTTATCACTTAACTACGCATTACTTCACCTGTGACTGGACTCAGCATTGCAAGTTGAAGAAGTTCGCCGGAGTAAAGACAACAGCTTGTCGGAGTGAAGATAGGTATTTATCTAAATTTCATGGATCACAAGATATAAAGCATGATTTGAGCATGGTTTGACAAGTCttattttgtgcatcatgtagaTTGAgattatttgtttcttatttgaAACTTTCTCAATGAATATGTGGTTGTTTTGCTTGAACACGAACATGAGtgcttcttcctacacctccatccCTATACTAAATTATGTGTCATCCCTATATTAAATgtgaaaaatacttttttatcctttttgtgTCACCTCCATATATAATCCAGAAGATATTTTTGGATTGGAAAGTGttttttagatttataaaaatttgagATAATCCTATGAATTATACAATCCAAAAGTTAATCTCATATCCAGAAAagacttttgaattatgtaattcagaaacATATTACAAAAGacttttgaattacataataGAGTAGCTTATTACAAATCTAGAAAAAAACTTctgaattgtataatttgaaatattaaataagaatacttttggaataaaaactaaaaaagtgATACAAGAActtatggaggtgtaggaagaagccGTCCAGGAACTTGGATAAAGGCATACCAAATCACCAACCTTTACACCTTGATTCTATTAAtgtcattattttttcttttaaaaggtgaACCAAGTAATGTTTTCATCACACGACCAACTACCAAGAAGGAAAAAAGAACCCAATTAATAAAATGGAGAATTGAacttgaaataataaaaaaggagATATATTTCTCCATGGGGGCTTAGATGGTTGTTTAAACATCACTGATTTGATGCATACAATTGATTAAGTTGATATAGTTTtagtaagaaaatataaaagttgaCGTTTGTGAACCTAGTGTTCTATACAACCCTAATCGAACACGTGGTTTTAACTTGTcgaaaaaatatatacaatattatTTTCGTTCTTTTTAAACTTAACACATATatctttacaattttttttatcattttttctctcttcCACTATTTTACTTCAACCTAAAGGGTAAACTAATCAGAGACTAGCCAAATAATTGTAGGGGATCAACTTGCTTATATTACATGGTTATGTATTATATAACATCCTAtttcttttctaaaattaaataatttagtataCCATGCTGtttgatttaattaaattatttaattggatgttgagaataaataaaatatattttataagtaaAGTTGGGTTGTTGAAGAGAGAATGTTAGGAGTGGGTTGAGTTGAACCAAAATTCAGGTCCTAATTGGTAATTAGGAGTTATGTTTGTTGGATTAAGTGTTTATTATTATATCAAAAGTTATAACTCATTATATCGATTGAAGCTAAAAATCTCTAAAAAAAACAATGGAAAGAAAATTAGAATCAttatgagataaaaaaaaataatcaaatatttacCTATCATTAGTGTATTTGTATTGACAAAGTGAGTCTAGATAGTACCTGAAATTGATTGTAACAATTGTTGTGGTGTCAAACACTCAATTGTTCCTCAATACTTCACTCCTTTAGACTTCAAGACTTATTCTCCTTAATTTCGTAGTGCTCGGTCGGAAGTTGACTTGCAAAAGGTACTCTGACAATGTACCCTACTCTACAGTAGAGAGCATATTTATAACATCGAGTTATGAGCCATATGTTTTATGGACTGAATTTAGCATGTATCAGAGTTAGTTGATTTTTAGGGAGGTTACTTTGATTTCTCGAAACATTACCCAAATTTGATGGAAGGTGATTCTGATTTGTATGGAGTTTCTATAAGTGTCTTAACTGTCATTTATTATAACTATACTTTAAATATACTTTCAACCGGTCGGTCGATCCCCAAGATCAAATGACATGACACCAACCGGTATAATTAACATGCATTTTTTCTTGATGATATGGAACATTGGTTTAGTTTTGAATACATTTTCCTTTTGTTTCCAAATctgtatttttcatttttttttgtgttcttATTTTGCTTTCATTTTGAGTTGAtcttttataacattttttaatgaTAGATGTTTAAATATGTATGTATTTATGCCAATCTTTCTAAATATacatacacacatatatattttaataatcatttcaaatatttttaccTTATCAACGAATTCCTtccaaattattttaacattcaaaaaaataattatcatcatatataattacaataattattaaattaattaagtttaCATTTATTTGCACAAcccaaaataatattttttttttgttttcaaaaagtGCACAATtagaattaatattttttttcgttctccttttaaaaaaaatacaaaaaagaaaggaaaacaGGTCATTCTTAGAGTTGAAAACCATGGTACAAAATCTGGAATTCGATTATCCAAAAGTGAAATTCTGAATTTATACATTAAACATATatgtttttggaaaataaaGTGTGAGATATATTtgagtaattttattttaatttagtttattcAAGGAAAAAATTCTGCTTTTTAgtagttaaaaatttattaattaaatgtaTTCTTAGAGATTCTAAACCTTTTAGTAGTGAGTCGTGGAAAGTCAAAGTCTTACATATCAATGACGCTCACGCGGTTTGCATGCCTTGCTGCCTAGGACCGGCACGTGCGAATCAAATCCGGCACGTGTTTCCAAGTCTTCTCACTGAGACAGATAAAATAGAATACTGTAACTTCTACCGTTTTTTTCTCTTCGCTGaactcttctctctctctttctctctctctctctgcggCGGTTTCTGGTCACCGGAGATCTCTACGATGTCGGTGAGTTGCAATCGCATCCTTATTTTCTCGTATTGTTATTTGACGAATCATTTCccgtatttttaaatttctctctctctttgaaTTTGCGTACTGTATGAAACATTGCCACTACCGTATGATTTTTTGTATGTGGAGCAGATTCCGTACTTTTCGCAAAGCTTGTTCAGTTACTGAGAACGTGGAAGAGTAGATCCGTcttagttttattttctttgaaacCGTGCTGTCTGGGTAGTTCATGTGAATTTATTATGAGTTATTAATGTTTGGCATTTCGATTTGGAAATTTCTGTTTTGGTGCGGAGGTTTGGTTTATTGTATATTGACTTTAGAGAGAAATTGCAATCTATCGGACCAATAAACTTTATGTTATTTGATTTATGTTCGAGATGCTCTTAAGTTACTGTTCTGTAGTGTGTGGTATGATTTTCATTTAAGAGTTTGTAAGAATGGTGTCGAATTGATATGATTGCAGATTCTGGAGAGGTTTATCttgaatttttaattgaaatctCCATGTTTCGTCTGCCCTGCACTAATGTTCCCCTTAAAATGGATTGAACAGCATCGCTGATGTTAAATGGGAGGATTGAATAGCGGGATTAGATAAGATGctatgtttttctttaaactTGTTTAATAATTATTCAGATACATTTATCTGATGGGTAAAGAGTGAAGAAATATATTAGTAATCCTTGTGAAGTGGTGACGCAAATGTATAATTTTAACAATACGCATATAACTCTTTACATGGCTGATTAAGCTGTGTGTAGGTTATGTATGGGTGGTAGGGGTTGGTTCAGGTGACTAAGATTTCTGGATTTCTTCCTCATTTGTTTTTAACCTTTTTTAAACCAGACTTCTCCGTTTACCAAATTAAGTTTGTTAAATTTTGAACTCTCCTACATAAGTTATGCCCCCGTTCTGACTTTTTATACAAGGCCGGGTTAATATGTGAATGGTAGTTATAAGGGGCAATTATCAACATTTGAAAAATGTAAGAGTGAATTGACAGCTTGATAATAGTTATATCATTTATATGTATGTTTCTTTTTATCGTTACTGATGGTCTGAGGTAACATCACCACGGAAGTTTCCATTTTTAGGAAATGTACTTCAGTATTGAGTACTAGTATATGCTTTGATTTTGTCCAAAAGCATGAGATTTGAGAACATGTGTGCATATAAGGTGGTGGGTTCTCTGCACTGTTTTAACCTTTTAGAATTACATTATTTTCTTTGCAGATAAAAACTATTAAAGTCAGTAATGTTTCCTTGGGAGCAactgtgcaagatatcaaggaatttttttccttttctggtGATATTGAATATGTTGAAATGCAGAGGTCAGTAAGTTGCTCTGTTTGGTGTTTTACTCCTTTTTTTGAGTTATTACTCTTAAGTTTTATTATACAAATTGTAAGTTTATATATTAATGCAGTTATGATGAACGGACTCAAACTGCCTTTGTTACCTTCAAGGATTCACAAGGTGCCGAGACTGCAGTATTATTATCGGTAATCTGCCTGGCATTTGTTACCAGTTAGTATATTTTTGTGTCAATTATCAAACATGATTCTTTATAGAATTATTGAGTGTGCCAAACAATTAATAAAGTTGTCCTGTATTGACAACCAAAACATATATTCTTTGTTGAAAGTTCAAGATTCAGGATTGCATGTCATTATGCAACGTTGACCGCCACAGTTGGCTTTAAAGCAAGACAATGCAGTACCAGCAACTTACTCAAAAGAGtagattatatttaataatttcagaACCATGTTGTGTCACATGTTTCAAAACTTTTTACTTTAAAGGCTTTTGAAGGTTCTCTTTTCTTGAATTTCTTTAACATATGTTGGTTAATCTTCAATCTTCCTGAATCTTTCTATTTCATTGTTTTACTGTGTTCTAAAATTCAAAAGCATCTGTGATTTTTTCTGTCTGCAACATATGCATGTTTATCTTCAACACACGTGAATATTTCCATGTCATTGTGTTTCTATGTCCCAAAAGAAGtttgttcattttatattttccaGTATCTTGGATATTTTGCTGTCTGCAAACATATGCGTGCTAATTTTGAAGCTTCATATGCGACATCCTTCCCATTCATTTCCCAATACAAAGTTAAATGTTTTGAAAGAAGTTGGTTCTGATACTGATACTGATGCCAATGttagtttatattaattttccaTTGTTTCATTTTGTTAACAAGAAATGTTTCATAGTAAACCtcttttttatgtaaataatttttcttatccTGAAAGTTTGGCCTTCCTTTTACTATGATTTTCAATAATCCTATTGGATATGTATGCTACATTAAATTATtgattcatgtgaatgttgGATACTGGAAACATTTCCTTCTCTGCTTAGATAGAAAAATCCTTTTACTAGGAACTATTTTGGAAATTTCCATCATCTTTCAATATTATTGATGCCAATGGTATAAGTTGTTTTCCATGTGGTCCTAGCCACTAAGCTGTCTTATTTATGAGTGATTTTGTCTAGCAATTGAAAAGGAAATAGTACGTGGAACTTGGAGGTGGTATGATTTTGCCTCTGTATGGAAtgtgtttaatttttatatttattagttgGATACCACAATAATGTTATGATATACTCAGAGTTCACAACATTGTTCATCACTTGCTACATTGGTAAATGCTTATTTTTTCCCTAAGATTATGTGTTGTTGGTCCTTGAAACATGTATGCAAAATCAAATGGTTGTTACACCGCcaccttttttttctcttagtaaGTAGGTTTatgcctaactcaacctcacaaAACGATGATGATTGCACCTCACTTTGATTGATTTGCGATCTCCAACACAACCCTCATGTTGAGGAATGAATATCTTGAGCGTGGGATTAGATATTTATAGGTAGTCTAACAAGAGTCCCACAACAAATTAAGATAGTCCCTGATAGCCCCAAAAAACTTTATTAGGATaggctttgataccatattagcAAGTGAGTTTATACCTAACTCAATCTCACAAAACTGACTTGTAAGATAATGATTGCAtccccatttatatattataatttgacctTATTCC encodes:
- the LOC137808664 gene encoding dolichol-phosphate mannose synthase subunit 2, coding for MELADRAVGFVLSITSLSIFTYYTFWVIILPFVDDDHFVHKYFLPQEYAILLPVSAGVALVCFFSIFVGLVMLKSKRKKA